One region of Cloacibacillus sp. An23 genomic DNA includes:
- a CDS encoding GNAT family N-acetyltransferase — protein sequence MIYLKEANLEDAAKEYAFIRELPPCENGFTNFCFGMSEEEFTARALPRMMDFARGAGLPVGYVPETNLFLWEDGEVVGLFRLRHALTEWLRVGAGHIGYAIAKPHRGRGLATRGLALALEYARGVVREDEIYMSVSRTNAASLRAQQKNGAYIHHSDGEWHYTRIKLS from the coding sequence ATGATATATCTGAAGGAGGCCAACCTCGAGGACGCCGCTAAGGAGTACGCCTTTATCCGCGAACTGCCGCCGTGCGAGAACGGCTTTACGAATTTCTGCTTCGGCATGTCGGAGGAGGAATTTACCGCGCGCGCTCTGCCGCGGATGATGGATTTCGCGCGCGGAGCCGGGCTGCCCGTGGGGTATGTGCCGGAGACGAATCTTTTTCTATGGGAAGACGGCGAGGTCGTCGGCCTTTTCCGCCTGCGCCACGCGCTTACGGAATGGCTGCGCGTCGGCGCGGGGCATATCGGCTACGCGATAGCGAAGCCGCACCGCGGGCGCGGCCTCGCGACGCGCGGGCTGGCTCTCGCGCTCGAATACGCGCGCGGCGTCGTGCGCGAGGACGAGATATACATGTCCGTCAGCAGGACGAACGCCGCGTCGCTGCGCGCGCAGCAGAAGAACGGCGCGTATATCCACCACTCAGACGGCGAGTGGCACTATACGCGCATAAAGCTTTCGTAG
- a CDS encoding flavodoxin family protein — protein sequence MKKILVIQGGGRPRGNTAQLVESFARGARDAGHEVEIISLIKNEVKGCIGCNMCRYGKPCVQKDAFNSIVPKMTEADLLAFASPLYFWTITARLKAFIERFYCVARYDPAPPFGRYEKYPEKDCALLMTAADDFFWTFEAAVSYYRLAVVNYIGFRDMGTLLAGGCGDTNGAPQIDKTDHLEEAYLFGKNIYA from the coding sequence ATGAAAAAAATTCTGGTTATCCAGGGAGGCGGACGTCCGCGCGGCAACACGGCGCAGCTCGTCGAGAGCTTCGCCCGCGGCGCGCGCGATGCGGGACACGAGGTCGAGATAATCTCTCTGATAAAAAACGAGGTGAAGGGCTGCATAGGCTGCAACATGTGCCGCTACGGCAAACCGTGCGTGCAGAAGGACGCCTTCAACTCCATCGTTCCGAAGATGACGGAGGCTGACCTGCTCGCGTTCGCGTCGCCGCTCTATTTCTGGACGATAACGGCGCGGCTCAAGGCGTTCATCGAGAGGTTCTACTGCGTCGCGCGGTACGACCCGGCACCGCCGTTCGGAAGATACGAGAAATATCCCGAGAAAGACTGTGCGCTGCTGATGACCGCCGCGGACGACTTTTTCTGGACTTTCGAGGCCGCAGTATCGTACTACCGCCTCGCGGTCGTAAACTACATAGGCTTCCGTGACATGGGGACGCTGCTCGCCGGAGGCTGCGGCGACACGAACGGCGCCCCGCAGATCGACAAAACGGACCACCTCGAAGAGGCTTATCTGTTCGGCAAAAATATCTACGCCTGA
- a CDS encoding glycerate kinase, giving the protein MSRIREDADKIIAEALRAALPDTAVAKALEGREFGAGRLVMVAVGKAAWQMASTACAILGDRIDDGVVITKYGHSKGELPHTRIFEAGHPVPDANSFAATAEAIKLVEGLTAEDTVLFLLSGGGSALFEKPLIPAEELEDITKQLLACGANIVEMNTLRKRLSAVKGGRFAQLCAPAKVFSVVLSDIIGDPLDMIASGPAYPDGSTCGQAQAIVKRYGLKLSENAQKLLSQETPKSLDNVETQITGSVRQLCAAAEKVCSALGYEPIVLTAELCCTARDAGSFLGAIARTHKDSEKSLAYIAGGETVVHLTGKGLGGRNQEIALAAAPLLDGLKDAAVFSVGSDGTDGPTDAAGGYCDGETMSVLREKGIDVTAVLAGNDAYHALKECGGLIITGPTGTNVNDLTVLLIRR; this is encoded by the coding sequence ATGAGCAGAATCAGAGAAGACGCGGATAAAATCATAGCCGAAGCGCTGCGCGCGGCGCTGCCCGACACGGCGGTCGCGAAGGCGCTGGAAGGACGCGAGTTCGGCGCCGGCCGCCTCGTCATGGTCGCCGTCGGCAAGGCGGCGTGGCAGATGGCGAGCACCGCATGCGCGATACTCGGCGACAGGATAGACGACGGCGTGGTCATAACGAAGTACGGGCACTCAAAAGGAGAGCTTCCGCACACGCGCATATTCGAAGCGGGCCATCCCGTCCCCGACGCGAACTCATTCGCCGCGACCGCCGAGGCGATAAAGCTCGTGGAGGGGCTGACGGCGGAGGACACGGTGCTCTTCCTGCTCTCCGGCGGCGGCTCGGCGCTTTTCGAGAAGCCGCTCATCCCGGCGGAAGAGCTTGAGGATATAACGAAGCAGCTCCTCGCCTGCGGCGCGAACATCGTCGAGATGAACACGCTGCGCAAGCGCCTCTCGGCGGTCAAGGGCGGACGTTTCGCTCAGCTCTGCGCGCCGGCGAAAGTTTTCTCCGTCGTCCTCTCGGACATCATCGGAGATCCTCTCGACATGATAGCCTCGGGCCCGGCCTACCCCGACGGCTCGACCTGCGGGCAGGCGCAGGCGATAGTGAAGCGCTACGGCCTTAAACTTTCCGAAAACGCGCAGAAACTTCTCTCGCAGGAGACGCCGAAGAGCCTCGACAACGTCGAGACGCAGATCACGGGCAGCGTGCGCCAGCTCTGCGCCGCGGCGGAAAAAGTCTGCTCGGCTCTCGGCTACGAGCCTATCGTCCTTACCGCCGAACTTTGCTGCACCGCGCGCGACGCTGGCAGCTTCCTCGGCGCGATAGCGCGCACGCATAAAGACTCGGAAAAATCGCTCGCCTATATCGCGGGCGGCGAGACCGTCGTCCACCTCACCGGCAAGGGGCTCGGCGGACGCAACCAGGAAATAGCGCTCGCGGCGGCCCCTCTGCTCGACGGCCTCAAAGACGCGGCGGTATTCTCCGTCGGCTCCGACGGCACAGACGGCCCGACCGACGCGGCCGGCGGCTACTGCGACGGCGAAACTATGTCCGTCCTGCGCGAAAAGGGGATCGACGTGACGGCGGTGCTCGCCGGCAACGACGCCTACCACGCGCTCAAAGAATGCGGAGGCCTCATAATCACCGGCCCGACCGGAACGAACGTCAACGACCTCACGGTGCTGCTGATCCGCAGATAA
- a CDS encoding GntP family permease → MSALFMFGVIFIAVVAMIIAISKFNIHPFIVMVVIAIAMGLVCGFDAVKVINTVKSGFGSILANIGIVILCGTIIGTILEKTGAALTMANSILNVVGKKRSVLTMGAMGYVTGIPVFCDSGFVVLSPISRALAQQSNKSLAVMATALSGGLYATHCLVPPTPGPIAMAGTLGADLGLTIIVGLILSVPAVAVAILYASKISSKVDIPANSEYTMEELIKKYGKLPGVLHSFSPIFLPIILIGVASVVSFPSRPLGEGFAFKFFNFIGNPVVALMLGVFLAMTLIPKSEKQNTLKWVTQGVSDSAAIIAITGAGGSFGAILSLLPIADATTGLLASGLGVIVPFLIAMIMKLAMGASTVAMITVSAMMAPLIETMGYGSPLGRVLVVMAIGAGSMVASHANDSYFWVVSQFSDMKPSDAYRCQTGMTAVMGITLIVIIYIISLFLV, encoded by the coding sequence ATGTCAGCGTTATTCATGTTCGGCGTTATTTTTATCGCCGTGGTGGCGATGATAATCGCCATCTCCAAGTTCAACATCCATCCGTTTATAGTGATGGTCGTCATCGCTATAGCGATGGGGCTCGTCTGCGGCTTCGACGCGGTGAAGGTAATCAACACCGTCAAGAGCGGCTTCGGCAGCATCCTGGCGAACATCGGTATCGTCATCCTCTGCGGAACGATAATCGGTACGATCCTTGAGAAGACCGGCGCGGCCCTCACGATGGCGAACAGCATACTGAACGTCGTCGGCAAAAAACGCAGCGTACTCACGATGGGCGCTATGGGCTATGTGACTGGCATTCCTGTCTTCTGCGACTCGGGCTTCGTCGTCCTCTCGCCAATCAGCCGCGCTCTCGCCCAGCAGAGCAACAAGTCCCTCGCCGTCATGGCGACAGCGCTCTCCGGCGGCCTTTACGCCACCCACTGCCTCGTCCCGCCGACGCCGGGACCGATAGCGATGGCGGGCACGCTCGGAGCGGACCTCGGCCTCACGATAATCGTCGGCCTTATCCTCTCCGTCCCCGCGGTGGCGGTAGCGATTCTATATGCGAGCAAAATATCCAGCAAGGTAGACATCCCGGCGAACTCTGAGTACACGATGGAAGAGCTCATCAAAAAATACGGGAAGCTTCCGGGAGTGCTTCACAGCTTCTCGCCGATATTCCTTCCGATAATCCTCATAGGCGTCGCCTCTGTAGTCTCCTTCCCGAGCCGCCCGCTCGGCGAGGGCTTCGCCTTCAAGTTCTTCAACTTTATAGGCAACCCGGTCGTCGCGCTCATGCTCGGCGTATTCCTCGCAATGACGCTCATTCCGAAGAGCGAAAAGCAGAACACTCTCAAATGGGTCACGCAGGGCGTCAGCGACTCCGCCGCGATAATCGCCATCACGGGCGCTGGCGGTTCCTTCGGCGCGATACTGAGCCTGCTGCCGATAGCGGACGCCACCACCGGCCTGCTCGCCTCCGGACTCGGCGTCATAGTGCCGTTCCTCATCGCTATGATAATGAAGCTCGCGATGGGCGCTTCGACCGTCGCCATGATAACCGTCTCCGCCATGATGGCCCCGCTCATCGAGACGATGGGCTACGGCAGCCCGCTCGGGCGCGTCCTCGTAGTCATGGCGATAGGCGCGGGCTCGATGGTCGCTTCGCACGCGAACGACTCCTACTTCTGGGTCGTCTCGCAGTTCTCCGACATGAAGCCGAGCGACGCCTACCGCTGCCAGACCGGCATGACCGCAGTCATGGGCATCACGCTCATCGTGATCATCTACATAATTTCGCTGTTCCTCGTCTAG
- a CDS encoding sugar diacid recognition domain-containing protein, with protein MRFGEIARDLVHTASRLLRGRIVNIMDTSGVIVASTDAQRIGTTHEGAREVVRTGRPVAIEKADVPRYPGAREGYNLPVFSDNHLMAVVGVYGVPEEVRDSAYILQAYTEQFFRQKAIERQSRISDGLRSDYIRILMNLSAGGGERLAELAGALNLKLAFPVRMLAFSVDGAADSLTRQQLLSRAAEELQSQRFIDPERDVWAVLDDRLLVLKSCAGDCRNYLSRALSCAEDACAAPVRLCAGHLCASAEDARSSGGEALTLGEAGESGVFDITEAGCRFSYLMRRTAKREEEFVGRMYRELCDSFSGRELETMLSTAEAYYGHGGSVTKAAEALHVHKNTLQYRMKRLWEACCPGLAGSFEREYLLRLCILYHRQLRLRTPLI; from the coding sequence ATGCGTTTCGGCGAGATAGCGCGCGACCTCGTCCACACCGCGTCTAGGCTGCTGCGCGGACGTATCGTGAACATTATGGACACTTCCGGCGTCATCGTCGCTTCGACCGACGCGCAGCGCATCGGCACGACGCACGAGGGCGCGCGCGAGGTCGTCCGCACGGGCCGCCCCGTCGCGATCGAGAAGGCGGATGTGCCGCGCTATCCGGGCGCGCGGGAGGGGTACAACCTTCCGGTGTTCAGCGACAACCATCTGATGGCCGTCGTCGGCGTCTACGGTGTGCCGGAGGAGGTGCGCGACAGCGCCTATATCCTCCAGGCCTATACGGAGCAGTTTTTCCGCCAGAAGGCCATAGAGCGGCAGAGCCGTATATCGGACGGCCTTCGCTCGGACTATATACGGATTCTGATGAATCTCTCGGCGGGCGGCGGAGAGCGCCTCGCGGAGCTCGCCGGGGCGCTGAATCTCAAGCTCGCGTTTCCTGTGAGGATGCTCGCTTTTTCGGTAGACGGGGCGGCGGATTCGCTGACGCGCCAGCAGCTTCTGAGCCGCGCGGCGGAGGAGCTGCAGTCGCAGCGGTTCATAGATCCGGAGCGCGACGTATGGGCCGTGCTCGACGACAGGCTGCTGGTGCTTAAGAGCTGCGCCGGCGACTGCCGGAATTATCTGTCCCGCGCGCTTTCGTGCGCGGAGGACGCCTGCGCCGCGCCTGTGCGGCTGTGCGCCGGGCATCTCTGCGCCTCGGCGGAGGATGCGCGTTCGTCGGGCGGCGAGGCGCTGACGCTAGGCGAGGCGGGGGAGAGCGGGGTATTCGACATAACTGAGGCGGGCTGCCGTTTTTCGTATCTCATGCGGCGCACGGCGAAGCGCGAAGAAGAGTTCGTCGGCAGGATGTACCGCGAGCTGTGCGACAGCTTCAGCGGACGGGAGCTTGAGACTATGCTTTCGACCGCAGAGGCGTACTACGGCCACGGCGGCAGCGTAACGAAGGCCGCCGAGGCTCTGCACGTCCACAAGAACACGCTCCAGTACCGCATGAAGCGTCTATGGGAGGCGTGCTGCCCGGGACTCGCCGGCTCGTTCGAGCGCGAATATCTGCTGCGTCTCTGCATTTTATATCACAGGCAGTTAAGGCTGCGAACGCCTTTAATTTAA
- a CDS encoding MBL fold metallo-hydrolase, producing the protein MIKVLTLMDNVASENKALSAEHGLSYWVEAGGRRFLFDCGQGAATLANAHRLGVDLSCADFTVCSHSHYDHAAGFRDMAEAGCGGRLLYTGPGFWERKYALNGIKYTDLSAGFGEDFLAAHGVEHRVCSGLLEVADGCWLVGDFPRTHKFETIPERFVKGEPPECVPDDFSDEICLAMDTERGLVVLAGCSHPGILNMAAKVHESLARPIYAVFGGTHLVEADGARIAETVSELRAMGLSVLGLSHCSGAAAEAYLKSAGDVAACHMAAGDRIAIR; encoded by the coding sequence TTGATTAAGGTTCTTACTCTTATGGACAACGTTGCCTCGGAGAATAAGGCGCTGAGCGCGGAGCACGGTCTTTCGTACTGGGTCGAGGCCGGCGGACGCCGTTTTCTTTTCGACTGCGGGCAGGGCGCGGCCACGCTTGCCAACGCGCACAGGCTTGGGGTCGATCTTTCCTGCGCGGATTTCACCGTCTGTTCGCACAGCCATTACGATCACGCCGCGGGTTTCCGCGACATGGCGGAGGCTGGCTGCGGCGGCAGGCTGCTTTATACCGGGCCTGGGTTTTGGGAGCGTAAGTACGCTCTCAACGGCATCAAGTACACGGATCTTTCCGCCGGCTTCGGCGAGGATTTTCTTGCCGCGCACGGTGTGGAGCATCGCGTCTGCTCCGGACTGCTCGAGGTCGCGGACGGCTGCTGGCTCGTCGGCGATTTCCCGCGTACCCATAAGTTTGAGACGATTCCGGAGCGGTTCGTGAAGGGCGAGCCGCCGGAGTGCGTGCCGGACGATTTTTCGGACGAGATATGCCTCGCCATGGATACGGAGCGCGGCCTCGTCGTGCTGGCCGGATGCTCTCACCCCGGTATTCTCAATATGGCGGCGAAGGTCCACGAATCTCTCGCCCGCCCGATATACGCCGTTTTCGGCGGCACGCATCTCGTCGAGGCGGACGGCGCCCGTATTGCGGAGACCGTATCGGAGCTGCGCGCGATGGGGCTTTCGGTGCTCGGGCTGAGCCACTGCTCCGGTGCGGCGGCTGAGGCGTATCTGAAGTCCGCGGGAGACGTGGCTGCCTGCCACATGGCGGCTGGGGACCGCATAGCGATCCGCTGA